The following are encoded together in the Choloepus didactylus isolate mChoDid1 chromosome 7, mChoDid1.pri, whole genome shotgun sequence genome:
- the SERINC1 gene encoding serine incorporator 1 produces the protein MGSVLGLCSMASWIPCLCGSAPCLLCRCCPSGNNSTVTRLIYALFLLVGVCVACVMLIPGMEDQLNKIPGFCENEKGVVPCSILVGYKAVYRLCFGLAMFYLLLSLLMIKVKSSSDPRAAVHNGFWFFKFAAAIAIIIGAFFIPEGTFTTVWFYVGMAGAFCFILIQLVLLIDFAHSWNESWVEKMEEGNSRCWYAALLSATTLNYLLSLVAIVLFFVYYTHPDSCSENKAFISVNMLLCIGASVMSILPKIQESQPRSGLLQSSVITVYTMYLTWSAMINEPETNCNPSLLSIIGYNTTSTVPKEGQTVQWWHAQGIIGLILFLLCVFYSSIRTSNNSQVNKLTLTSDESTLIEDGGARSDGSLEDGDDVHRAVDNERDGVTYSYSFFHFMLFLASLYIMMTLTNWYRYEPSREMKSQWTAVWVKISSSWIGIVLYVWTLVAPLVLTNRDFD, from the exons ATGGGGAGCGTCCTGGGGCTGTGCTCCATGGCGAGCTGG ATACCATGTTTGTGTGGCAGTGCTCCATGTTTGCTGTGCCGATGTTGTCCTAGTGGGAACAACTCCACTGTAACTAGATTGATCTATGCACTTTTCTTGCTTGTTGGAGTTTGTGTAGCTTGTGTAATGTTGATACCAGGAATGGAAGACCAACTTAATAAG ATTCCTGGATTTTGTGAGAATGAGAAAGGTGTCGTCCCATGTAGTATTCTGGTTGGCTATAAAGCTGTGTACCGTCTATGCTTTGGCCTGGCTATGttctatcttctcctttctttactAATGATCAAAGTAAAGAGCAGCAGTGATCCTAGAGCTGCAGTGCACAATGG attCTGGTTCTTTAAATTTGCTGCAGCAATTGCAATTATTATTGGGGCATTCTTCATTCCAGAAGGAACTTTTACAACTG tgtggtTTTATGTAGGCATGGCAGGTGCCTTTTGCTTCATCCTCATACAGCTAGTCTTACTTATTGATTTTGCACATTCGTGGAATGAATCATGGgttgaaaaaatggaagaagggaACTCAAGATGTTGGTATGCAG CCTTGTTGTCAGCTACAACTCTGAATTATCTGCTATCTCTAGTTGCTATAGTCCTGTTCTTTGTCTACTACACTCATCCAGACAGTTGTTCAGAAAATAAGGCATTCATCAGTGTGAACATGCTCCTCTGCATTGGTGCTTCTGTGATGTCTATACTGCCCAAAATCCAA GAATCACAACCGAGATCTGGTTTGTTACAGTCTTCAGTAATTACAGTCTACACAATGTATTTGACATGGTCTGCTATGATCAATGAACCAG aaacaaactgcaacccaagtCTACTGAGCATAATTGGCTACAATACAACAAGCACTGTCCCAAAGGAAGGGCAGACTGTCCAGTGGTGGCATGCTCAAGGAATTATAGGACTAATCCTCTTTTTATTGTGTGTGTTTTATTCAAG CATCCGTACTTCAAACAATAGTCAGGTTAATAAACTGACTCTAACAAGTGATGAATCAACCTTAATAGAAGATGGTGGAGCCAGAAGCGATGGATCACTGGAGGATGGAGACGATGTTCACCGAGCCGTAGATAATGAAAGGGATGGTGTCACTTATAGTTATTCCTTCTTCCACTTCATGCTTTTCCTGGCTTCACTTTATATCATGATGACTCTTACCAACTGGTACAG GTATGAGCCTTCTCGTGAGATGAAAAGTCAGTGGACAGCTGTCTGGGTGAAGATCTCTTCCAGTTGGATTGGTATTGTGCTATATGTTTGGACACTGGTGGCACCGCTTGTTCTTACAAATCGTGATTTTGACTGA